One window from the genome of Pseudalkalibacillus hwajinpoensis encodes:
- a CDS encoding metal-dependent hydrolase: MKVTFHGHSVVEVVTNKAKILIDPFISGNGQCDLDADQVTCDVILLTHGHNDHVGDTVEIAKRNDALVVAPFELATYLGFKGVNTHPMAIGGAHEFEFGNVKLTQAFHGSSYTEEENQQIIYTGMPAGILFSAEGKTVYHAGDTGLYSDMKLLSNKQIDLAFLPIGDNFTMGPEDAAIAAKWIGAEITVPIHYNTFPLIEQNGEAFTESLEGTKGKVLQTGETIEL; this comes from the coding sequence ATGAAAGTTACATTTCATGGTCATTCAGTTGTAGAAGTTGTTACGAACAAAGCAAAAATTTTAATTGATCCTTTTATTTCCGGTAATGGTCAGTGTGATTTAGATGCGGATCAAGTTACTTGCGATGTGATATTGCTAACACATGGACACAATGATCACGTTGGTGACACAGTTGAAATTGCAAAGCGAAACGATGCATTAGTCGTAGCTCCATTCGAACTTGCTACATATCTTGGTTTCAAAGGTGTTAACACGCATCCTATGGCAATCGGTGGGGCACATGAGTTTGAGTTTGGTAATGTGAAGCTTACTCAGGCATTCCATGGTTCGAGCTACACTGAAGAAGAAAACCAGCAAATCATTTACACAGGGATGCCAGCGGGGATTCTCTTTAGCGCAGAAGGTAAAACGGTCTACCACGCGGGTGATACTGGGCTTTATTCTGATATGAAGCTATTATCTAATAAGCAAATTGATCTTGCGTTTCTACCCATTGGTGATAATTTTACTATGGGTCCTGAAGATGCAGCTATCGCTGCAAAATGGATAGGAGCTGAAATAACCGTACCAATTCACTACAATACTTTCCCGCTTATTGAACAAAATGGCGAGGCGTTTACTGAAAGCCTTGAAGGTACAAAAGGTAAGGTTCTTCAAACAGGAGAAACAATCGAATTGTAA